A genomic stretch from Channa argus isolate prfri chromosome 24, Channa argus male v1.0, whole genome shotgun sequence includes:
- the si:dkey-250d21.1 gene encoding uncharacterized protein si:dkey-250d21.1 isoform X2 has protein sequence MISNQSASSCDLREDAVPTIFDFPVPMNNQSTCNRKRARDPSEEGPASVKKTKENTATAEVTEQTEVSGENSATSDLQIYNQTQEDVATSNAKETLKVYFKEILALTGFSINGAQINTDEPIGGARGQQALNPICVEKIDKTEILHFSEDLMREEIQNSLRLARFFSILLQDVTSIEGKEQIPVFIRSVTVAGFPQKHLIGFLPCDVDAENLFYMLLSELRNKWALRMEHCRGLTYLVTGSMCQKMRDLTCRILQEFPQVVLSPSDPYAFNIWIIRCMPVPSIQKVVDTVEEVASLLRRTPELSKRLEGNIQLTCGHVKGEVDRIKAAVSGNWEYTTDAFQTMLDILEPFLNCINEMISKVDEDTAEQMAKLKPILKNFNFIITLVVLKNTLCCVSILNSSLRGIISISSTLQYTISNALKLVSKYQQELAIFHRKWFSDAVGRAKKLGVEVTKPEMDQEDTTETPLEDFFRETLSRPILLYLVAEVKRVFSTEMVRILRWLSLVPSYMADHNFSIRRDKVADANLNNLARPDTFYEELGCWEVKWRHASKRRILPTTVFATLKIPDIGFYPNVQSLLRVLGTVPCVNAEADVYGQYHMVLERCHAYLRATPVDKRQCSMAYVYVNQDVHFSVEQMVESFVQKHPDILKLLQTDDDTKEKPPQVATHGNHAEKDTEEELQLINLEMDAERLVEMKCAETDREALKSALQSAVMTAYSSQRKLHSDASPGQDGEVEYVTKSEMNEVLTVCENAVREGILMEVGSSFFSLFIDRVVKLGDKDYLPLFLRFVDSFDVMRLELMGFLEADLDCDTMVQRLLEVVTVEWGLDLNNCRGQAYLGSGDVSYKLKAFACKVQEKYPLAISTHCSSYSFNTWWSKSIPVPAVKRALDTFEEVLMFFGSSTTLEKQLDHVIAFGLRESYEKVQELQGKFCALWQEKHDSYEVFVQMLEPLVECLEKIKNNPQRWKAFVSEQAGELLRKVMEFDFIIAMVVLKNASSFTRELSAGLQKDHFSAASQLCQISGIVATLNRVKTNMKVFHQNWFDEACAIAQSLRVQIEVPENSLPRDGMIKPVGFYKDGLSVPLVDNLINAVKDHFSEDHKEALNFLSLVPCSVTVSYMFESLKSKPPLYSSDLPDADNFFTELCCWRVTWKTKVASVTIPSSIFHTLRLPLMQYFGNINALLRVISVLPSTVLEDCGVIMRHKRFQEYLRNTNPKDRSPCLAMLQVGTDFNRDLDRMVTQCLKVTPQALEGICLDKESKSFIRNSDNNMEVDYVKEESEEPPIEQSLDNIEDQDMKQADENGNTGDNRQSLATLFRLAAVLGKKNSSLSDLSEEVIDLFIQDISMCHWFGSKCTPVGDDEIVSLLINGIRDVILKEIQESPFFSLITDKHVKIAGKAHLPVFVRYVGESTPKVELMGFLPVDENCHIDTQANKLAKILTEDWGLPMSQCRGQAFMHLGSGYQSLKKMSLDFLNSYPLAVITPSESCGLAHWLTRSVPCPSVAKMLDITEDLLLFFNDSPCLEGQLAQAVDGLLNMPREALEEIPETCCSRWKKREDFFDILADTLEGILSCLDAVSSSFTGAKSMHAQVLSTALRNMDFIVTLVILKNACAPLRNCSTVLRCGNPADILCEVEKIPSIIDTLNKMLENVSAMHSTWFEQAFQLATKVAPEQAIFSEEANSCESPEMYYRENLSIPLLRSLIDEMKYSFSDSHLKALSILSLLPSCNPQPILLESTDKPFGLYLTDLPEPEAAEQEINTWAAVWREKYQDVAPPTSIAETLAHPESKSHPTVTLLLRLVAVLPSVSMECDLMKTTLNSMRDLLNKTLCKGNLMDHVMLLFHSTILQRLPEVIEKCMDVAPESSSCLSQVKGTLKRLKLDIGRVEVNQAAPEESQVSSAKEKTADEEVNLHDNEVVLEVIQGPRQASFYDPQLREQILKELWDSQFFTIITEQAVEIDSEIYVPLCIRYLNKEDIQCEETLAFIPFVEDPVVLADGIETALSEKWGLNMEYCRGQALLSVGEVGARMRAVSLAIASKYPQAIRTVSSALSLNVWLAKSSHVEEAAVGAVLIGKILLWLTEDTERQNKLEDMIIHIFQYDEAKGNELRDKLVKNWEKSHNMHEVMVEILEAVMLCLNELKGEESNSNQQQASQFLEAIGNFDFILSTVVQKNVLSVTRKLSQSLLGKPLDMLLAVNYLPDIKTSLNKLKSDIDTHHKAWFEEAVTLASKLNITMLHSVLLEPLCEFYKESLSMKVVEHSIAEIDDLFTEKVLDTLKCLEIVPYAMSKVETSILSGLVYRLYKEDLPDQASLHSEMKSWKEKWLDPLAGYLPTTVLDTLKTSQIRSFSNIETLLRLQVILPFSRRESNFRQGKRSLQEFIQQDKRSLAELHSL, from the exons ATGATTTCTAATCAG agtgcCTCCAGTTGTGACTTAAGGGAAGATGCTGTTCCAACAATATTTGACTTTCCAGTGCCCATGAATAATCAGTCAACCTGCAACCGGAAACGGGCTAGGGACCCT TCAGAAGAGGGACCTGCTTCTGTAAAGAAAACTAAAG AAAACACAGCGACAGCAGAAGTGACTGAGCAGACTGAAGTGTCTGGCGAGAACAGTGCAACATCTGACCTGCAAATATATAACCAAACTCAGGAGGATGTGGCCACCTCCAATGCAAAAGAAACTCTGAAAGTATATTTTAAGGAAATCCTGGCACTAACTGGATTTAGCATTAATGGTGCACAAATCAATACTGATGAGCCAATTGGAGGTGCTAGGGGTCAACAAGCTCTCAATCCTATCTGTGTTGAGAAAATTGACAAGACAGAAATCCTTCATTTCAGTGAAGACCTCATGCGGGAGGAGATCCAAAACAGCCTCAGATTGGCACGATTCTTCTCCATTTTGCTTCAGGATGTGACAAGTATAGAGGGAAAGGAGCAGATCCCAGTATTCATCAGGTCTGTCACTGTTGCTGGGTTCCCTCAGAAGCACCTCATTGGGTTCCTACCATGCGATGTGGATGCAGagaatttgttttacatgctCCTTTCTGAGTTGCGAAACAAGTGGGCACTGAGGATGGAACATTGCAGAGGACTCACTTACCTGGTGACAGGCAGTATGTGTCAGAAAATGCGAGACCTTACTTGCAGGATTCTACAGGAGTTTCCACAAGTAGTCCTGTCGCCAAGTGATCCATATGCTTTCAACATATGGATTATCCGTTGCATGCCTGTGCCCTCCATCCAAAAGGTTGTAGACACTGTAGAGGAGGTGGCCTCTTTACTCAGGAGAACGCCAGAGCTGTCCAAAAGATTGGAAGGAAACATCCAGTTAACATGTGGGCATGTCAAAGGCGAGGTGGACAGAATCaaagcagctgtcagtgggaATTGGGAATATACTACTGATGCCTTCCAGACCATGTTAGACATTTTAGAGCCATTCCTTAACTGCATCAATGAGATGATTTCAAAGGTAGATGAAGACACTGCTGAACAGATGGCCAAGCTTAAACCAATTTTGAagaatttcaattttattatcACACTTGTTGTTCTGAAGAACACGCTCTGTTGTGTGAGCATTCTCAACTCGAGTCTCAGGGGAATAATTAGCATCAGCAGTACTTTGCAGTACACAATTTCCAATGCCTTAAAGCTGGTAAGCAAATATCAACAGGAGCTTGCTATATTTCACAGGAAATGGTTTTCAGATGCAGTTGGTCGAGCCAAGAAGCTCGGAGTAGAGGTCACTAAACCCGAGATGGACCAAGAAGATACGACTGAAACACCACTAGAGGACTTTTTCAGAGAAACTCTGAGCCGCCCTATCTTGCTGTATCTTGTTGCAGAGGTGAAGAGAGTGTTCAGCACTGAAATGGTGAGGATTCTCAGATGGCTCTCATTAGTGCCATCTTATATGGCTGACCACAATTTCAGCATTCGGAGGGATAAAGTAGCAGATGCCAATCTGAACAACCTTGCCAGGCCAGACACTTTTTATGAAGAACTTGGTTGTTGGGAGGTGAAGTGGAGGCATGCAAGCAAACGCAGAATCCTGCCAACCACAGTGTTTGCTACTCTCAAGATTCCAGATATTGGGTTTTACCCAAATGTGCAGAGTTTGCTTAGGGTGTTGGGCACTGTTCCATGTGTAAATGCAGAGGCAGATGTCTATGGGCAATACCATATGGTACTGGAGCGATGCCATGCCTACTTGAGAGCCACACCTGTGGACAAAAGACAGTGCAGCATGGCATATGTTTATGTGAACCAAGATGTGCACTTCAGTGTCGAACAAATGGTGGAGTCATTTGTGCAAAAGCATCCAGACATTCTGAAGTTACTGCAAACG gatGATGACACAAAAGAGAAGCCTCCCCAAG TGGCAACCCATGGAAACCATGCTGAAAAGGATACTGAAGAAGAATTACAACTTATAAACCTAGAGATGGATGCTGAAAGGCTTGTGGAGATGAAGTGTGCAGAGACTGATAGAGAAGCTCTTAAATCTGCTTTGCAGTCTGCAGTAATGACTGCATACAGCAGCCAAAGGAAGCTTCATAGTGACGCCTCTCCTGGTCAGGATGGAGAGGTGGAGTATGTGACAAAGTCTGAAATGAATGAAGTTCTTACTGTATGCGAGAATGCTGTCAGGGAGGGGATTCTCATGGAAGTGGGGAGTTCATTCTTTTCCTTATTCATTGACCGTGTTGTGAAATTAGGGGACAAGGACTATCTTCCACTTTTCCTCAGGTTTGTGGACAGTTTTGATGTTATGCGACTGGAGTTGATGGGATTCCTTGAAGCAGATCTTGATTGTGATACCATGGTACAGCGTCTCCTGGAAGTAGTTACAGTTGAATGGGGTCTTGATTTAAACAACTGCAGAGGTCAAGCATACCTTGGCTCTGGTGATGTCTCCTACAAGCTGAAAGCCTTTGCCTGCAAAGTTCAGGAGAAATATCCTCTTGCCATAAGCACTCACTGCTCTTCCTACTCTTTCAACACATGGTGGTCAAAATCCATCCCGGTGCCTGCTGTTAAAAGAGCCCTGGATACATTTGAAgaggttttgatgttttttggcAGCAGTACTACTTTAGAAAAACAGCTTGACCATGTAATAGCTTTTGGTCTCCGAGAGAGCTATGAAAAGGTCCAAGAGTTACAAGGGAAGTTCTGTGCACTTTGGCAAGAGAAGCATGATTCCTATGAGGTGTTTGTGCAGATGTTGGAGCCCCTGGTCGAATGTCTGGAGAAGATCAAGAACAACCCACAGAGATGGAAAGCCTTTGTGTCTGAACAAGCTGGGGAACTTCTCCGTAAGGTAATGGAATTTGATTTCATCATTGCCATGGTGGTCTTGAAGAATGCGTCCTCCTTTACCAGAGAGCTAAGTGCAGGACTTCAGAAGGATCACTTCAGTGCTGCATCCCAGCTTTGCCAAATCAGTGGTATTGTAGCCACTCTGAacagagtaaaaacaaatatgaaggtGTTTCACCAGAACTGGTTTGATGAGGCATGTGCAATAGCACAGAGCCTGAGAGTGCAGATTGAAGTGCCTGAAAACTCTTTGCCAAGGGATGGCATGATTAAGCCAGTCGGGTTTTACAAAGATGGGCTAAGTGTGCCCTTGGTAGACAACCTCATCAATGCAGTGAAGGATCATTTTTCAGAAGACCACAAAGAAGCGCTTAACTTCCTCTCCTTAGTTCCATGCTCAGTCACCGTGAGTTACATGTTCGAGAGCTTGAAGTCAAAGCCTCCTCTCTACAGCAGTGATCTTCCTGATGCTGACAACTTCTTTACAGAGCTGTGCTGTTGGAGAGTAACGTGGAAGACCAAAGTAGCATCCGTGACCATCCCAAGCTCCATATTTCACACATTGCGTCTACCACTCATGCAGTACTTTGGGAACATTAATGCACTGCTGAGGGTTATTTCTGTGCTACCTAGCACAGTATTGGAGGACTGTGGTGTTATAATGCGCCACAAAAGGTTCCAAGAGTACCTAAGAAATACAAATCCTAAAGACAGATCGCCGTGCTTGGCTATGCTGCAAGTGGGCACAGACTTCAACAGAGACCTGGATCGCATGGTGACCCAGTGTTTGAAAGTTACTCCACAGGCCTTGGAGGGGATCTGTCTG GATAAGGAATCCAAAAGTTTCATCAGGAACTCTGACAATAATATGGAAG TGGATTATGTTAAGGAAGAAAGTGAGGAGCCCCCAATTGAACAATCTTTGGACAATATTGAAGACCAAGATATGAAACAAGCAGATGAGAATGGGAACACAGGAGACAATCGGCAAAGTTTGGCGACATTGTTCAGATTGGCTGCAGTACTGGGTAAAAAGAACAGCAGTCTCTCTGATCTCTCGGAAGAAGTCATAGACCTTTTCATTCAGGATATCAGCATGTGCCACTGGTTTGGAAGCAAATGTACACCTGTAGGCGATGATGAAATTGTGAGTCTCCTCATAAATGGAATCAGAGATGTCATACTGAAGGAAATACAGGAATCTCCATTCTTCTCGCTTATTAcagacaaacatgttaaaattgCTGGCAAGGCCCACCTACCTGTTTTTGTCAGGTATGTTGGAGAGTCAACTCCAAAAGTAGAGCTCATGGGTTTCTTACCAGTTGATGAAAACTGCCACATTGATACACAAGCAAATAAACTTGCAAAGATTCTAACTGAAGACTGGGGCTTACCAATGTCTCAGTGTCGAGGACAAGCATTCATGCACTTGGGGTCAGGTTACCAAAGCCTGAAGAAGATGTCTTTGGATTTCCTCAACAGTTACCCACTCGCTGTTATAACACCCAGTGAGTCTTGCGGCCTTGCCCATTGGTTGACAAGAAGTGTGCCTTGCCCTTCAGTAGCTAAAATGTTAGATATCACAGAAGATCTGCTCCTGTTTTTCAATGATTCTCCTTGCCTAGAGGGACAGTTGGCACAAGCAGTTGATGGACTGTTAAACATGCCAAGAGAGGCCCTGGAGGAAATTCCAGAAACATGTTGCTCAAGGTGGAAAAAACGAGAGGACTTCTTTGATATACTTGCTGACACATTAGAGGGCATTCTCAGCTGCTTGGATGCCGTTAGCTCAAGCTTTACAGGTGCCAAGTCAATGCATGCACAAGTTCTCTCTACTGCTCTAAGAAATATGGATTTCATTGTCACCCTTGTGATTCTGAAGAATGCTTGCGCTCCTCTTCGTAACTGTAGTACTGTCTTGCGCTGTGGAAACCCTGCTGATATTCTTTGTGAAGTGGAAAAAATCCCCTCCATCATAGACACTCTTaacaaaatgttagaaaatgtgAGCGCTATGCACTCAACTTGGTTTGAGCAGGCATTCCAGCTAGCAACAAAGGTGGCGCCTGAGCAAGCAATTTTCTCAGAGGAAGCCAACAGTTGCGAATCTCCTGAGATGTATTACAGAGAAAATCTGAGCATTCCTCTTCTCAGAAGTCTCATTGATGAGATGAAGTACAGCTTCTCAGACAGCCACCTAAAGGCCTTGTCAATTTTGTCATTGCTGCCCTCTTGCAATCCACAGCCTATTCTGTTGGAGTCTACGGACAAGCCTTTCGGCCTCTATCTTACAGATCTTCCTGAGCCAgaagcagcagagcaggaaaTCAACACCTGGGCTGCTGTCTGGAGAGAGAAATACCAGGATGTTGCTCCTCCAACATCCATTGCAGAAACACTAGCCCATCCTGAGTCAAAAAGCCACCCAACCGTTACTTTATTGCTTAGGCTAGTAGCTGTCCTGCCGAGTGTCAGTATGGAGTGTGATCTGATGAAGACAACACTAAATTCCATGAGGGATCTGTTGAATAAAACTCTATGCAAAGGCAACCTAATGGATCATGTGATGCTACTGTTTCACAGCACAATATTACAGAGACTGCCAGAGGTCATTGAGAAGTGCATGGATGTTGCTCCAGAAAGTAGTTCATGTCTAtcccag gTGAAGGGAACTTTGAAAAGACTAAAGTTGGACATTG GACGTGTTGAAGTAAACCAAGCAGCACCTGAAGAATCACAAGTCTCCAGTGCAAAAGAGAAGACAGCTGATGAAGAGGTCAATTTGCATGATAATGAAGTAGTACTGGAGGTAATTCAAGGACCAAGACAAGCGTCTTTCTATGACCCACAACTGCGTGAACAAATACTTAAGGAGCTCTGGGACTCTCAGTTCTTCACAATTATCACTGAGCAAGCTGTTGAAATTGACAGCGAGATCTACGTCCCCTTGTGCATCAGGTACCTAAACAAGGAGGATATTCAGTGTGAGGAAACATTGGCTTTCATCCCTTTTGTAGAAGACCCAGTTGTCCTTGCAGATGGTATTGAAACTGCCCTCTCAGAGAAGTGGGGGCTAAACATGGAATACTGTCGAGGACAGGCTTTACTGAGTGTTGGTGAAGTAGGAGCTCGGATGAGGGCTGTAAGCTTAGCTATTGCCAGTAAATACCCCCAGGCTATAAGAACTGTCAGCTCTGCTTTGTCTCTTAATGTATGGTTGGCTAAGTCCTCTCATGTTGAGGAAGCTGCTGTCGGAGCAGTTTTAATTGGTAAAATATTGCTTTGGCTCACAGAGGATACAGAACGCCAGAACAAACTGGAAGACATGATCATTCACATATTCCAGTACGATGAAGCAAAGGGCAACGAGCTAAGGGACAAACTTGTGAAGAACTGGGAGAAGAGTCACAACATGCACGAAGTGATGGTAGAGATTTTAGAAGCAGTCATGCTCTGCTTGAATGAGCTGAAAGGTGAAGAAAGTAATTCAAACCAGCAGCAAGCATCACAGTTCTTGGAAGCAATCGGAAACTTTGATTTTATCCTGTCAACAGTGGTGCAGAAGAACGTCTTAAGTGTAACTCGCAAGCTAAGTCAGTCTCTTTTGGGCAAACCCTTAGATATGTTACTTGCTGTGAATTATTTGCCTGATATCAAAACATCCCTCAATAAACTTAAGAGTGACATTGACACCCACCATAAGGCCTGGTTTGAGGAAGCTGTCACGTTGGCTTCTAAACTTAACATCACAATGTTGCATTCAGTGCTTCTAGAGCCACTGTGTGAGTTTTACAAGGAGTCCTTAAGCATGAAGGTTGTGGAGCATTCAATAGCAGAAATTGATGACCTCTTCACAGAAAAGGTATTAGATACCTTGAAATGTCTGGAGATTGTGCCTTATGCAATGTCCAAAGTAGAAACCAGCATTCTTAGCGGTCTTGTTTACCGCCTGTACAAGGAGGACTTGCCAGATCAGGCTTCCCTTCACTCAGAGATGAAGTCATGGAAGGAGAAGTGGTTGGATCCCCTAGCAGGCTATCTCCCAACTACTGTGCTCGATACCCTTAAGACATCACAAATAAGAAGTTTCAGTAACATTGAAACTCTTCTCAGACTCCAGgttattttgccattttcacGGAGAGAGAGCAACTTTAGGCAGGGAAAAAGAAGCTTACAGGAGTTCATACAGCAGGACAAGAGATCCCTCGCTGAGCTCCATTCTCTGTAA